A stretch of Acipenser ruthenus chromosome 1, fAciRut3.2 maternal haplotype, whole genome shotgun sequence DNA encodes these proteins:
- the LOC131737766 gene encoding G2/M phase-specific E3 ubiquitin-protein ligase-like, whose translation MCVFLQAENSDEGIIDVTEASALSFSSVQPSVCVENTSQRENMSSKSTFADDHSLPSESHICRSESVTAKTSVCEGTYRNYVDLLDTGSLSDDSDLNEAISRSLVDIQPMLEESCSLKEILKPLENSLSSEVVRYNITRRNVWDGTVRAMSRPNFSPTKQMDIKFTDNEGISEGAVDLGRPKREFLRLVLEYVLDHSGMFEGPQGKKVLACSIAALKGNSYFYAGQLMAMSIIHGGPPPQFLSPVLTEALICGPDKVIVSAEDVANEEIRSQIILVSC comes from the exons atgtgtgtttttttacaggCAGAAAATTCAGATGAAGGCATCATTGATGTAACTGAAGCTTCTGCTCTGTCTTTCTCATCTGTTCAG CCTTCAGTTTGTGTTGAGAATACATCTCAGAGGGAGAATATGAGCAGCAAAAGCACATTTGCTGATGATCACTCACTACCTTCAGAAAGCCACATTTGCAGATCAGAATCTGTCACAGCTAAGACCAGTGTATGTGAGGGTACATATAG gaaTTATGTAGATCTTTTGGATACTGGAAGTCTTTCAGACGATTCAGATTTAAATGAAGCCATTTCCCGATCTCTTGTGGACATTCAACCTATGCT GGAAGAAAGCTGTTCATTGAAAGAAATACTTAAGCCCCTTGAAAATTCACTCAGCAGTGAAGTTGTTCGTTACAATATTACAAGGAGAAATGTTTGGGATGGTACTGTCCGAGCCATGAGCCGACCTAACTTCTCACCAACCAAGCAGATGGACATAAAATTTACTGATAATGAAGGAATTTCTGAAGGTGCAGTAGATCTCGGTCGTCCAAAACGTGAATTTTTGCGCCTAGTTCTGGAATACGTTCTGGATCACAGCGGAATGTTTGAAGGACCACAAGGAAAAAAAGTTCTTGCTTGCAGTATTGCAG CACTTAAGGGCAACAGCTACTTCTATGCTGGACAGCTGATGGCTATGTCAATCATTCATGGAGGTCCACCTCCTCAGTTTTTGTCTCCAGTTCTCACTGAGGCACTGATATGTGGACCTGATAAAGTAATTGTATCTGCAGAGGATGTGGCAAACGAAGAAATCCGTTCACAAATAATACTGGTGAGTTGTTaa
- the LOC131737961 gene encoding TBC1 domain family member 2A-like: MLYWLQQLQIKWWQHNTSLVKIPAEPSTTSTQLCQLPSAPWEGRTEDFLPAVKTPKGLVGEAAACLPDPWQQNALQKLSLKHPITEIQNTVLNICGNKPAQELRQSVFNFDKIQQSQDCPCEDPVTQILGETTAPPVPLTPPAPTVLSAPSVSSVTNESAQEAKTGGKSSPSSSMNKREKKMTSSLQPSGEKVSGKEGSPMDKLSRLQHKVFTLTEGLKSQKVYVWFG; the protein is encoded by the exons atgttgtattggttgcagcagctgcaaataaaatggtggcagcacaataccagcctggtgaaaatacctgcagagccctccactacctccacacagctctgccagctgccttctgcaccttgggaag GAAGGACAGAGGACTTCCTCCCAGCAGTAAAGACCCCCAAGGGCCTAGTCGGAGAAGCCGCAGCCTGTCTGCCAGACCCCTGGCAACAAAATGCACTGCAAAAGCTCTCCCTcaagcaccccatcacagagatACA GAACACAGTCCTCAATATCTGTGGAAACAAGCCAGCTCAGGAGCTGAGGCAGAGTGTGTTCAACTTTGACAAGATTCAGCAGTCGCAAGACTGTCCCTGTGAGGATCCTGTGACACAGATACTGGGGGAAACAACAG CACCGCCTGTACCTCTGACACCCCCAGCacctacagtcctttcagctccttcagtttcttcagttacAAACGAGTCTGCGCAGGAAGCAAAGACTGGAGGAAAGAGTTCTCCATCAAGCAGCATGAACAAGAGGGAGAAGAAAATGACCAGTTCTCTTCAGCCTTCTGGGGAGAAGGTGTCAGGAAAGGAGGGGAGCCCCATGGACAAACTATCCAGACTCCAGCACAAGGTGTTCACGCTCACTGAGGGGCTCAAGTCACAAAAGGTATATGTTTGGTTTGGGTGA
- the LOC117963015 gene encoding TBC1 domain family member 2A-like, translating to MQDCQVNELQQHVQLMMEKNNAKQEVILKLSEQVAACMADPQRTVANSMGTETFCRLQEEIEHLKDDIEAHKMQNKFLNSEIYQLTKLWRNSSEEKGRLMKCAYLEAKNCQIESKYLVVLRRLQESKGLDSSQQEMVKRLIEDALQGDKKDVFKLNPVSEYDDNGFKTIPDYEVEDVKLLAKIQALQIHSNNLRNNEMVDKPLRTRWANYLASRPLDQLAPSPELKGLIRCGIPVEYREQVWRWIVRTRTQVYRKRNTSRYQELRKHCEVSEHPASRQIRLDLHRTLTSNKHFSSPTSDAVQKLQRILLAFSWQNPTIGYCQGLNRLIRGCSVTFLLRRCLACRSTSRSTALIIPSSPSTGSWWSSWKAWSATSCSECGMLSSMRAQR from the exons atgcaggactgccaagtgaatgagctgcagcagcatgtgcagctcatgatggagaagaacaacgccaagcaggaagtcatcctcaagctctccgaACAGGTGGCCGCCTGCATGGCTGACCCCCAGCGTACCGTAGCCAACTCCATGGGCACAGAGACCTTCTGCAGGCTGCAGGAGGAGATTGAGCACCTCAAG GACGATATAGAGGCGCACAAGATGCAAAACAAGTTCCTCAACTCTGAAATCTACCAGCTTACTAAGCTGTGGAGGAACAGTTCAGAAGAGAAGGGCCGCCTGATGAAG tgtgcctaCCTGGAGGCCAAAAACTGCCAGATTGAGAGCAAATACCTGGTCGTGCTGCGCAGGCTGCAGGAGAGCAAAGGGCTGGACAGCAGTCAGCAGGAGATGGTGAAAAGGCTCATTGAGGACGCACTGCAGGGAGACAAGAAGGATGTCTTTAAACTCAACCCTGTCAG TGAGTACGACGACAATGGATTCAAGACCATTCCTGATTATGAAGTAGAGGACGTGAAGCTCCTGGCCAAAATCCAGGCCCTGCAGATCCATTCCAACAACCTGCGCAACAATGAGATGGTGGACAAGCCCTTGCGGACCAGGTGGGCTAACTACCTGGCCAGCCGTCCCTTGGACCAGCTGGCTCCCTCCCCGGAGCTGAAGGGCCTGATCCGTTGTGGGATCCCTGTGGAGTACCGGGAGCAGGTGTGGCGCTGGATCGTGAGGACGCGGACGCAGGTCTATAGGAAGCGGAATACCAGTCGCTACCAGGAGCTGAGGAAGCACTGCGAGGTGTCGGAGCACCCGGCCTCACGGCAGATCAGGCTGGACCTGCACCGCACCCTCACCAGCAATAAGCACTTCTCCTCGCCCACCTCCGACGCAGTCCAAAAGCTGCAGCGCATTCTGCTAGCCTTCTCCTGGCAAAACCCCACCATCGGCTACTGCCAGGGCCTCAACCG GCTGATCAGAGGGTGTTCCGTGACTTTCTTGCTGAGAAGATGCCTCGCCTGTCGGTCCACTTCAAGGAGCACAGCATTGATCATTCCCTCATCACCTTCAACTGGTTCCTGGTGGTCTTCGTGGAAAGCCTGGTCAGCGACATCCTGCTCGGAGTGTGGGATGCTTTCCTCTATGAGGGCACAAAG gtaA